From Camelina sativa cultivar DH55 chromosome 7, Cs, whole genome shotgun sequence, one genomic window encodes:
- the LOC104704219 gene encoding putative transcription elongation factor SPT5 homolog 2: MSDDDHYEDEDYSNNDDSEIEEEEEEEEYEPRSSRKGSSGKKRGRSNSDSGGRRRGGKKKKSSGSAFIDWEVEVDDDIEEDYDDIVPEDNGFIVSGETELPTEEEEEEEEEDDDHRQFYQQRFHPDQEEEDVEEFEKRYMERLTSMHHDVELEEVNDGSSEITRFVDLGISPNRNPSFCYRTQ; the protein is encoded by the exons ATGTCTGATGATGATCACTACGAAGACGAAGATTATAGCAATAACGATGATTCAGAGAtcgaagaggaggaggaggaagaggaataTGAGCCCAGAAGTAGCCGCAAAGGAAGCTCAgggaagaaaagaggaagatcaAATTCTGATTCCGGTGGTCGTCGTCGGggtgggaaaaaaaagaagtcttcGGGTTCCGCGTTCATAGACTGGGAGGTCGAGGTCGATGACGACATCGAAGAAGACTATGATGATATAGTTCCAGAGGACAATG gtTTCATTGTAAGTGGTGAAACTGAACTTCCcactgaggaggaggaggaggaggaggaggaggatgatgatcaTAGGCAATTTTACCAACAGAGGTTTCATcctgatcaagaagaagaagatgtcgaaGAGTTCGAGAAGAGGTATATGGAAAGGCTTACTAGTATGCATCATGATGTTGAGCTTGAAGAGGTTAACGAC GGTTCTTCTGAGATAACGAGGTTTGTAGATTTGGGTATTTCTCCTAATCGGAACCCTAGTTTTTGTTATCGAACCCAATAA
- the LOC104700019 gene encoding uncharacterized protein LOC104700019 yields the protein MDPRSCSKSISVCENSSDVVFEGGVKGQTSDSVSKKVLIEEVNDSRMAKDGVSCSSSNISSAHAVHEGVADNVSAVSCNEAESDTSKAKAKEFHTVDLSGEGERICRICHFGSDQSPEVATGDNKSVSQDLIEIGCKCKNELGLAHLHCAEAWFKLRGNSVCEICGCTAKNITVRLMEDWNGERDTTLDERRRRGRGQSCCIFMLFLLSILLLHWFFKKFSGYYQNK from the exons ATGGACCCGAGAAGTTGTTCGAAATCGATCAGTGTTTGTGAGAATTCGAGTGATGTTGTGTTTGAGGGTGGTGTTAAGGGTCAGACCAGTGACTCTGTCTCAAAAAAGGTGTTGATTGAAGAAGTAAATGATTCAAGAATGGCCAAAGATGGTGTTAGCTGCAGTAGTAGTAACATTTCTTCAGCTCATGCTGTTCATGAAGGAGTTGCGGATAATGTTAGTGCGGTAAGCTGCAACGAGGCAGAGAGTGATACTTCAAAAGCAAAGGCGAAAGAGTTCCACACGGTTGATTTGAGTGGTGAAGGAGAAAGAATCTGCAGGATTTGTCATTTTGGTTCTGATCAATCACCTGAGGTGGCTACTGGTGATAATAAGTCAGTAAGTCAGGACTTGATTGAGATTGGTTGCAAATGCAAAAACGAGCTTGGCCTTGCACATTTGCATTGCGCAGAAGCTTGGTTCAAGTTAAGAGGGAACAG TGTATGTGAAATATGCGGCTGCACAGCGAAGAACATTACAGTAAGGTTGATGGAGGATTGGAACGGCGAAAGGGACACTACATTggatgagagaagaagacgtGGAAGAGGACAATCTTGCTGCATCTTCATGCTTTTCCTGCTCTCTATCCTTTTGCTTCATTggtttttcaaaaagtttaGTGGTTACTACCAAAATAAGtga